The genomic region gtctgcgttcgttccatctgtagcccgatcagctggttctcaaccaacttcagctccttttttgtagccttcacaagtgacgcactttccagagcagacttctctgcccccccccgctacttccttaatggttttcacttcgctttcaattaagcccaccctttgatcagtttcgttcagcttgtcaacaaagggttttatggcttccaccaccgccctgcgcaccaactcttcgagcgactctcccttcaaggtagccgagattgacttaccgagagcgggactttgcttctttgctgccatttgggggggggagccaacaaaattctggaactcaccgaaggggaagaacgagtcttcttcagatcaacctctccttcatgaacgcttgtagaacagaagggattcgcttgtttacgggcttccgcctgtttcttttatttgccgtttctcgttgcccggcggcacttgaggcgccgcgcacgtctgccggcctccatagggacaaacgggtaattccccccccgcattgatttcggggagttcttcccgcagcgtcccggaccctggctccctccctgggagtcctgggggctaatccttgcggatcagccgcccggtcagggtgccctgtcgtttcctcccggaccagccgagaggagcgtccggcatggctgagaaaacgaaaccaaatccatGTAAAAAATGTTTCTGATGTTCTTATTTGAAAATgcaaagggagaaagaaggaagaattttttaaaaaaagttataatGATGGCAACAActacactgtaaaaaaaaaacctgaaaaaaaaaccagaaccaATTTTACCTTTTATAATGTGTGGTATGATACAGATTATTGCAGCAGGCCATGGATAACTTCACGTGGGGACTACACTCACACAGAGCTCTTCACTTGGTGCTATAATCTATAGAACAAAAATTACAGATGAGCTTAATATTGCATAATGAAACCTTTAAACTCacactgtgtttttcagattgtATGACTGACCATTGAGGAAGGCCCTGGGGCCGGAATGCGTATGGTCTGGTTTAGTGTTGGTCATTTGACAGTATCATCAACTCTATTTGGAGAACGTTATGCCTATTTTAAGCATATCTATGCAGCCTGCAattcaggccctatgtttttGAGTACTGCATACACTGTATAATAAACActcattttgaatatattttacagGTTTTTAACTTGACCATTGTAGCatctactatttttaaaaaatacatcagaGGTGTAGGGAAGGACTAGCCACTGACGGGATCTAGGGCAAGGAAAATGTATGGGAACCTGTCATATGAAAGCCCTATTGCCGCAGTGCTATATTGGCGATTTCAGCAGTCATCACCCAGATCCATCATTGCTTAGAAAAACTAATCTGTTTCCCAATCATCAGTTTCTAGCTTCACTACATCGAACCATTCTGAGTTCACAGCCTTCTCCAGATAAAAGAGCACTAAATCTGCAATACCTTACTATAACAAACCAGAGAGAACTCTTCATTCAAACTGAATTAAGTTTACCCAATACTAAATATTTCCATGGAAAACACTGGTAGTTCCTCCACTATCACTGCTGTAAGACCAAATGGGTCATTTACTGACAGTTTCCAGAATCTTGATATTTTGCATTTCATCAGAAAATGTACAGGCAGGCTCATCTCTAGTGTACACATCCAATAAAAATGTATGTGCTTTCTCTACAGGCTCTTCATGAAGCGGTGCTAGTTATTCATGAGGACAGCACTATAGTGGGTCAACGTGGTGAATCTGGAATCcggtcatttccccctccccctccccctccttgcaTCAAATTCAACAGACCCTTCCTGATATTCATCATTGATATGTCAACAGCAACCATTTTCTTAATGGGGAAAATTGTGAGCCCAACCAACTAATATTACATCACCAATCAGAGGATGGCATTTACAGCCATTAAGGGCAAATGAAAAATGGATTTTGATCTTTGCTTTACTTTTTTACGTGCATCAACTGAACCCAGGTGTTTGCataataaatttattttaaagcattGTAATCTTGGAGACTGTTGTGTATTGGCCCTAGCTTCAATAAAAGTTAGGCTCCTCTGGCTTCGATTCTCATTGGTTGTTACAGTTGGCAGCAGCCAATTGCTCCTCTcttaataaagaccaatcactgtcatgtaaatatgttatattgtatatagtttatgcaaatgatggtattctaggGTGCATGTTCCTATTGGTTGATGGTTAATACAGGGGCGGGGTTTATGTGCTTTCGTTGAACTGgagttgtctgtctgttctggcttgtaATAAAGCATGTTGGGttgagctgaaatcactctgggttGAAATCATTATGAGCACCAAGATCAATATTTAATATGCCAAATGTTtcttcttcaactccatattagatccttgctaatgctatgtctttgtaaacttgcatttatttaccctgtgacattgtttatggaaatgtccttgacgctgtatggaaatgtccttgctactaattgaactaatctcacactatataatctgccttgagtctcagtgagaaaggcagactataaatgacataaataaataatgtttctgCTCATGGCAGGAGTAGACTGACTCATTGGCAACAATTAGAAAATTTTAAAACCTTAGTTTCTAAGAAATGAAAGCCCGATGGGCAGAGGAAGTAGTAGATCATCTCCAACCCTCAATGACTTCTATGACGTTCTCTGGCATAAAGGATTTATCAGGATTCAACAGGGAGAGTCCCAGAAGAGGGTCAAAGAAGATTAACTAAAATTTCCCAGAAAGAATGACAATTTTGGCAGGTTGACATTTCCAAAAGGAGAGTATCATTACTCATATCTGCATAAATGCCAAACAATTTGACCAGAAAGCTCCACCATCTTCTCTACACACTCTTTGCAGATATGAATAGTGAAGGGTGTGGTCATTGATTTCTcaattggaagagagaagaaaattcCCTGTTCTCAAAGGATAAGCCTCTTACTCAATACTAGAATTATGCCCATCTCATTTTGCTCATCAACCCCATATCCAACCGTGCTCACAATATCGCATGCATCACATGACTgctttgcaagtgtgaaacccctgcaaacatgggaagcgaAACAGGTACTGAAAACGCTTTAAATACCCAGTGTGAAATATGcccagaacaaccttggagaggggcatgaagCAAAGGAGCAAGACATTTGTATATCTTATGTAGATTAGAAGAACCATCTAATATCAATAGATACAATGAATTGAAGCCTAGGTGTAGAAAGTTGCTAAGAACAACAGGAATGTCTAATTTTACAGAAGCTGAGATACAGGGAAGGGTGTATTGGTTGatggccaaaagatattcatatgtgtGAGAAACTTGTAGTTACTCATTTTCCATAGATTTTGTTAAGATACAATGTAGCAAGAATAaactaatacacacacacacactttaagaagatgtttcaaaaggAGATAGCCTtttctggtgtttgaagttataacaTAATCAGTTAGccaagaattatttatttattatttcattggatttctattctgccctccatgcaagcgggctcagggcggattccatcatttaaaacacaatgcagcaataaatatacaaagtagccataaaaacaatataaaaacatttgCCATCAGGCAAAGTATGCAGCTGCtgtggttaagtagtttggctgcaaaacagcactctactggattgaatcccactattgccatgagctcaggaggtggccttgggtaagccattcctctcagccccagctccccagctatatagtggggataataacaacaccaacttgttcattgctctaggtaaggcactaatctgctagaagagcagtatataagcacagttattattgcaCCACAGTGCAATAACTCTAGTATATACCTGAAACCAATTCATGTTAGCTGTTGCTGCCTAGGTGGCAAACAATTGTCAATACACATCTATTTGACCAACTCTTTAAAGTATAGACATTTTTTTAATGCTTAACAGGCTTACTTGAGCCATTAACTGCACAACCCTAAGCCCTGAGTCAGTGGCCCCGCCTGTGCGGCAACATAAAAGTGGTGCTGCTTCACCACTCCCTATGAACGTTTGCAGGAGAGCCATGCCAGCAAAAGAGCTCAACAAGGTGAGGTGCAGCTGCCGCCAAGAGCAcctgcccaccattcccctgacaaccccgcccaCATCAGCCAATGGCCGCACTGCTCCCCTAACAGGCGGGCAAGGGGTACGGCCAATGGGGAGCCCACATACCCCAGCCATCCAACAACCTCCCCtgtcagggagcaggcatccctgcaagtgaggggggaagaggtaacactgaaggtgcagattgaacacccaccctctcacccatccaccccccatttccgatgagggccaggccagtggcaCCTACAAATCCCCCCATCACCGCCACCATGGGAAACAGATTCCccttccctgaaaagtgggaccagaaaggcagcaggacccAGCAAGGGTTGCACtcgcagcctgcagcacttgggatcagcctCCAGGTTCTAGAgaggcagatgggggggggggcaggttcttaaatgagtgacaggaacacccaCTGGAATCCACgcaagaggccagaaggcccattggaggtgatgggTGTGAAAAGCGTGCACAGACTTGCAGAGGTGCCGTTTGAACACATCACTACATCACAATTATGTGAGAACATGGATTGGACCTCGACAACCATGCCCTGGTCCTGGGGTGACACCCCCCCGCAGAGGGGACTGACAGCCTACGGGAACAGGGAAACTACTCCGGAGGCCATCatccacccccttccccacatCAAATTTCCTAAGTCACTCAGATAATTTTGGTGGGGTGGTTTGGtttggcctgcctggctgagctcaACCCCAAGCAACGATACCCACACTTTGCTGACTCATCATGACCCGACCTCCACCCCTGCGGCCCCATCTCAGGTTACCGCCAGTTGCAGCCACTTTGTCCTTGTGCCTcagtctctttccttcttcccatCCCTACCTCTCTCTCTCCACATCTACCACTCTGCTCTCCAATGCTCACCCTGCCCTGGGCTGCACGTCCTCCTTTTGAACCCCTGCCTTGATGCCTCCACCCCACCATTCCAGTGGGGCGTCCCTTGCCAGTAAGTCACAGATAGATACATGAAAATCTAATATAGAAATCTTTTTTGACATGGTATACGTGGTTTTGTTTCTATCATGGACAACATTTCAGTTCAGAGTACAGAGACTTCATCTTGTCAGGAACTCTGAACAAAGACACATGTCTCACCCATGCGAAGAAAGTCCAGTAATATTTATCTTGGCAGCTTAAACCAAAGCCAAAAAGTGCAAAGCACAGCTCCAAATCCATTGCATCATATTTtgctctcctcccttccccagatAATCTGTATTTGCTCTGCTTAGTGGTTTATTAATCCTGGATATTATACATGCCTGGTTTATAAACAACAAAACAAGGACCCATCCACTTTGGTTGAAAGCCACTAGATGCTTCTGGGGATTTTGTGAGTATGAAATGCATTTTTCTCTACCGTTGTTCTGACACTCTGCAGTTTGTTCAGTGTTTCCCTGTAATGTAGTGGCTTAGGACTAAATCAAACTAAATTTTATGTTTGGGTTAAGTTGGGTATATCAGTCTGGTTGGAGCTGCTGTTTTATTCTGTACAGTGGAAAATCTAAGAAACAGAATCTGAGAGAGCATGTTTGCATGGGGATTCATCCTCCTCCCAGTTTAGCACCAAACTGGAGGCTTCGATGTTTCTCAGAAGATGGAGGTAGGCAGCACAAGAAGTCCTGATACCAACACTGAACCATAAGTCATGTGGACAGGGCAGAAGTTGTGTTTCTCTTCTGCTGTGTGAAAAGAAAAATGAGGACTAGTTCCACTCACCAGAAGTAGAGCCATTGAACTTCAGCAGAAGTCAGTGGCATAACTATCTCCATTGATTCTAATGGCAGCGTGAGGCAGTCTCACTTGGAAAGATTTTCTGTTAGCATGGAAGCATTTGAGGAGGGACCACTATGGCTGCCTAGGTATGGAATACCTTCATAGCATGGAAGACCATTTAAGAATGACTATTCTTTTTTAAATACAAGAAAACGAATGTGAATCGACTGAATAAAAAGGTACAAATGTTGCAACTAAAAGAATCACAAAACTCAGATATTATATTTATCTAATTTCAATATTTTTCAGATCCTGATAAACAGTTTTGGAAACACTTTAATGTAAATTCTCAGTGCAGTAGATAATTTTCCAAACTTATTTCTAACCATATttcctgtgtccccccccccccttagaatGATTACAAATCCCAAATGAAGGCCATGCTCTATCTTTTCTTGTTACTGTTCGGTCTGCTGTTCCGCTGTTATCACCTCTCGGAACCTGATGATGTCCATGGTAATGATCGAAATACAAATTCCACTAACCAACAGCAACATTCCACTTTGGAACAAGAATGTAACACTGAAGTCAGTGCTCTGCACAAGATAGTCCCTTATAATGCTGACTTTGCGTTCCGATTGTACAAACAAATGTCTTCTGATTCAGAtgacaaaaatattttcttctctccTGTGAGCATCTCCACAGCCTTTGCCATGCTGGCCCTCGGAGCTAAGTCTCAAACCCAAACTCAGATTTACAATGCCCTTGCTTTCAACCTGTCAGAGATTGAAGAAAATGAGATACATAAAGGGTTTTGCCAACTTATCCACAAGCTTAACCTTCCAAGAGAGGAAATACTTACAAAAATTGGGAATGCTTTGTTCTTAGATGAGTCATTGAAAGTTCTCCCTACATTTCTGGAAGACGTCAAAACCTTGTATCAGGCTGAAACCTTTTCTACGAATTTCTTGAAACCTATAGAAGCAAAACAGCAGGTCAATGATTACTTAAAGAACAGAACTTATGGAGAAATGATCAACAAAGCCCGTGACTTCAGTATACACACGGTCATGGTCCTCGTGAATTATGTCTTCTTCAAAGGTAAGTTGGAgagttagattttttaaaaaaacagaaggcaGGGCAAGTTGTTTAGTTAGCTAAAAAGAAGCAACTGTAGCAATGAAGGGGAGGGGAATTTCTGGTCTGAAATAAGTATGCTTAAGGTTAGGTTATTCTGTAGTCCGTAGAAGAATGAAACTAGTAGCTGTCTCTAAATTTCATCTCCATTCACAGCTTCTCTTCATGGGCTCTCTTGAATTGTGATTTTATCAACCCCCAAAGCAGAAAGGCTCCATGATTGTATTCTCTTCCAGTCCTCTTGTTCTAAACACTTGGCCGCAATAAAGACCAGCTCTTTTCTTGTGGCACAAGCTCCCTCTCTTAAGTTCTCACTTACTCTCACATTTTTCACCCGGAACGCCATATTACTGGCCCTTTTCTGTCCAGATTTTGCCACTTACAGCTCCTGACCACACCTCCTCTATCTTTTATAACCCTTCATAGCATTCTCTGTAGAGTGATCCTAGAGACTGGGAAAGTCCTAGAATGTGCCTGGCACTATAATATCACTTCCACCTGCTCaagtggaagtgatatcatgaatGATGTTCAtgttgctccccctccccaggctccacccctgaaatGCTTCAAAGAGATTGTGAGTGGGATGCTGGCA from Eublepharis macularius isolate TG4126 chromosome 2, MPM_Emac_v1.0, whole genome shotgun sequence harbors:
- the LOC129323985 gene encoding alpha-1-antitrypsin-like isoform X1 — encoded protein: MKAMLYLFLLLFGLLFRCYHLSEPDDVHGNDRNTNSTNQQQHSTLEQECNTEVSALHKIVPYNADFAFRLYKQMSSDSDDKNIFFSPVSISTAFAMLALGAKSQTQTQIYNALAFNLSEIEENEIHKGFCQLIHKLNLPREEILTKIGNALFLDESLKVLPTFLEDVKTLYQAETFSTNFLKPIEAKQQVNDYLKNRTYGEMINKARDFSIHTVMVLVNYVFFKDFWREKFHPLLTTEKHFIAYGNTTIKKNFMCQRTWIKFLHDEDLSCSIVEIPYSRNAVAWFILPDEGKLKDVERSLVKEDINKWRASFQYRKTDVWIPKFSLSASYDFKSSLQRLGMADVFNHRADLSGITEKRNLRVSQIIHEAVLVVHEDDTMMGQGSPGDLLFRSLPPLPPPHCIIFSRPFLMFIIDMSTGTIFLMAKIVNPTHI
- the LOC129323985 gene encoding kallistatin-like isoform X2, whose translation is MKAMLYLFLLLFGLLFRCYHLSEPDDVHGNDRNTNSTNQQQHSTLEQECNTEVSALHKIVPYNADFAFRLYKQMSSDSDDKNIFFSPVSISTAFAMLALGAKSQTQTQIYNALAFNLSEIEENEIHKGFCQLIHKLNLPREEILTKIGNALFLDESLKVLPTFLEDVKTLYQAETFSTNFLKPIEAKQQVNDYLKNRTYGEMINKARDFSIHTVMVLVNYVFFKDFWREKFHPLLTTEKHFIAYGNTTIKKNFMCQRTWIKFLHDEDLSCSIVEIPYSRNAVAWFILPDEGKLKDVERSLVKEDINKWRASFQYRKTDVWIPKFSLSASYDFKSSLQRLGMADVFNHRADLSGITEKRNLRVSQDSSAKSEGLPTHPQTWNYYKSKMLSSPILSLIEECGL